TGAACCAATGACAGCACTCTGATATGGAGTTAGATTTTTCAGCACTTTCGAGAAGTACTAATCTGAAAATCTGCTAAAAGCATCCCTGCCCACACCATCTACTTTGCTATTTTTGGCCTACAAAATAAATAGACACTTTAAAAAGAAAACATCGCAGAGAAAGATAACACGCCCCATAGCAAGCAGCAAAAAATGTAATGCATTTTTGCATCTAGCTGGTATGAAATGTAGAGGATGGGGCGGGGTGTAGAGAATATAAATAGGCAGCAATTTGTTCACTAATGAGGAATCCTCAGAAGTTGCTGAAATTTCTTTTCAGATATTTCACGGACTGCATTCCTGCCTCAGAAAAAGCACAAAAGAACAAATGAAGGCGCATGAATcgcaaaagtaaaaaaaaagttcattatgatgtactccctccgttctctaatataagaccttttaactttttcttgattcatatgtatctagacacattttagtgtgtATGTTCACCCATTTTAATACATATGTAGTCAATATTTTGAAAtagctaaaaggtcttatattagggaaacggagggagtagtaataatGGAGGGGGAGAACTGTCTGCTGAAAAACCAAACAGTGCATCATCTAAGGCCTTGTTCCTCCTTGGAAAGCTCAATGCCTGCACAGatgaaaactactccctccgtcccataatataagagcgttttttacactatactagtgtcaaaaacgttcttatattatgggacggagggagtagaagagaaTGAACAGATGCCGATAGACCAAAAAAGAAGCTACATTAATAAGATATAAGATCAATTGATTTAGGTACTATTTGAAAACTCAGAGAACTGATgcgatatatactccctccgtccagaatagAACACTTATCTTGACGTGTCACGACCAAAGGTGCAGTCAGTGATGTGAAACAAGACAACTTTGACTTGAACATTATGACAGCTAATAGCATATACTTTGTTTTACGAGTACTCCAGTAAGCTCTACGTTGTTTCTGAATCTGAAAAAAAGAGTGACTATTGATGGCATGACTTTGTTGTGTCAATAACAGTAATAGGTGAGTAGAGTAACAAATTAAAACATCATTGAAGAAGGTACAGGTACATTGCTAATTCAAACCAGAACAGAATGAACTGCCATTGATAGACAAAAAAAAGAGATAATTATATCTAGGCTCTACTAGTTTTATATATTCAGGCTCTACTCATATTATATATCTCGAAGTATAACTAATTATATAGGGGCTCTACTAATTATATACGTAAGTATCACTTAGAGCACTGAACTTTTTCATTTTCAGTCTTTCAGATACACAGAAGGAAAACCATTGTTCTACCCAGATTAACCAACTGGGTGAAATCATGCAACACCTAGCATGCTCACTGAATTCGATCACAACAATCAGAAAAATTAGGCACAGGGGACACAAAATCAAATGGAAAAGGCTACAGGAAGATTTCAGATTCAGATTCCAAACATTGACTCTTCTTTCTATAGCAAATCAAATAATTTCTAGACCAAATCACACACTCTAATTTACATGTTTTGAACACATGCAGATTTTATTTTGCACAAAATCAGAGAAAATTTTGAGTTTTGTAACACATCCATCACAATGCAAGTACGAAAATACCCTTCAAAAATTGCTTTAAGATCCAGATAATTTTTAAGGGGGTGTAGTAAGAAAAGATAAGCAACAACAGCAAACAAACAATAATGGCTCTTTATTAAAGAAGCTACATTAATAAGATATAAGATCAATTGGTTTAGGTATTATTTGAAATTCAGAGAACTGATGCGATGTACAACATAGAACACTTATCTTGACGTGTCACGACCAAAGGTGCAGTCAGTGATATGCAAGACAACTTTAACTTGAACATCATGACAGCTAATAACATATACTACTTTGTTTTACTTCAGTAAGCTCTACATTATGTCTGAATCTGAAAAGAAGAGTGACTATTGATGGCATGACTTTGTTGTGTCAAtaacagtaataacatatcaacaCCTAACATGTGGATACCATAAATTATTCTTGGATACCATAAATTATTCTCGGTGGCTTTGGCGGATTGCCAACGGTGATGGTGGCCTGTGGCTTCGCATCATTCAGCAGAAGTACCTCCGAGGCCAGCCTCTCGCCTTCTGCCAGCGGTCTGGGGGGTCCCAGTTCTGGCACTCCGTCATCCAGCTCCTCCCTGTCCTCCGGATTGGGACTTCGATTGAGGTCGGATCAGGCACCGCGACCTTGTTCTGGTTCGACAGATGGAATGGCGACCTTCCCCTCGCGGCCCGCTTTCCAGGCCTATTCTCCATTGCGGTGGCCCCTCAGATATCGGTCGCGGCAGCCCTTATTGACTTAGGACAGCTCGCGTTCCAGAGGCCCTTTGGGCCGGCTGAAACAGCCAATTGGCAGGAGATGCTTGACTGCATTGCATTGCACGCGCCTGATCTTACGACCGAAGATGACACATCCAGATGGCGTCTAGAGCCTTCTGGgcaattctccaccaagtccctGTACCAGGCCATTGCCCCCTCGCCTGGCCATGAGGCGCTCACCCTCATCTGGGAGATTCGCCTTCCCCTGAAGATTAGGATTTTcctgtggcaatggatccgcggcCGCCTCCCGTCTGGCGTCGAGGTCCTGAAGCGCAATGGTCCGGGTGATGGACGTTGCCCGCTCTGCGGACCGGAAGAGGATTCAAATCATATCTTCTTCACCTGTGTGTCCGCGCAGTTCCTATGGAGTTGTTTCCGCGAATTAGTGGGTGGAAGCTGGGATCACAACAACTTCCCCGCTCTCTTCGCCGAACTCCAGGCAATCCCAACCGCAgtgcgccacattaggtggctgaccATTGGGGTGCTAGCCTGGACGCTGTGGACTGTTAGGAATAAACTTGTGATTCAGCGCATCCCTCTTCGTCGTGCTACTGACGCTTTGTTCAAAtggtctggttacttgcagctttggcggccgcttagccgccccagggagagagacgccatcacctccatcatcacccaGCTTCGCGCGATGGCTCTCCGGATGGCTCCTCCGCTTcccccacctccccccccccctggAGCCAGACTAGATAGTCGTCGGCTTCGCCACCGCCTCGCCGTTGTGTTTGTTATCTAGTTGTGTGCTTGTGCTGGGCTTGTTGTGCTGTGCCCACAGCGGAACTTGGGTCTCTGTGTCTGTGTGTTGGTGTTTGTGTTGGACCGTGCCAGCGGTGGCTTTGGGTGCGTGTGTGTGGTGTGTTCGTGTGACTTTGATAACTTTGTGAttggtggttgctttatttataaagcggggcgaaagcctttttcggcatATATAAGCAAAACAAACAACATTCAGCTGCGAGAATTGTAGACTATACAAAATATGACAACATGAACAAGAAAAGGCCATCAGCTTCAGATAAAGGGATTAATCCTGCAATAAAGAGACACAGAGACTAACGCTTCAGGATAATCACTCACTCTTCGTTTGAAAAATCCTACAAGGAAACCAAGACTAATTTACTCTTCACTGGGCCAAAAGCAAAAAATATACATGCTCACTGAATTCGATCACAGCAATCAGAAAAATTAGGCACAAGAGACACAAAATCATATGGAAAAAGCTATAGGAAGAGGGCACACCGAAGGATCCACAGCTACGTGTGCTGTGTGCATCCCAGTTACATCGCCAAAGATGTCAGTTAACTGAACCAAGCCTTAGTTCGAACAGAAAGCAGAGTTGCTGCTGAACAAGTCTAGCAAGAACAATCGAGTATGACCAAAAATCCCTACAAACTAAAGGAGGCAGACCCACACTCCTCTCAGCCTAGCATGGAAGCGTATCAAAGCATTCGATCAGGCACCAAAAATTGCCGATAGCTCGCTGTACTGCGGCAAAGACCAACAATAGCCGGTGCCGTTGCTGATCGGCAGTGTGGTGGGCCTGGATGTGGCGTGGTCGGGCGAGAAGCAGCTGTAGCTCTCCAGCGTCGATGCCTCACTGACTTGTGACGACTCTGGCGTGGCCCAATCTTGGCCAGGGAGGAGGGAGGTGGTGCCATTGGAGGAGGTCAGGGCGGACGGCTGGAAGGCCCAAGCGCCGGTGTTATCGCTCGAGGGTGTCGTGGCATTGTAGCAGGTCAGCTCGGAGCTGGCTGGTGAGACGAACTCGTAATTGCCCAGCAGTGCCGTCGACGTGTCGCTCAGGTCCGAATTCGCTGGCGTGGGCGAATCTTGGGCGGGGCGGAGGAAGGCGGTGCTGTCGAAGGTCAGGGAGAAGCTGGGAATCAGCGGTGTGGCTGTGGGTGCTCTCCGTACCGGCGGTTCTTGCTCTTCTTGCTCTGCCTGCGGCCGCTCAACTGGAAGCAAGAACGCTTCTTGAATCTCCGATGTAGCAACCACGGTGGGCGGATTTGGTGCGGCAGGAGACGGACGGAACTGCAGGCATCGCCTCACGCCGGAGCGCTCGCCCGCGGCCGCCGCCTTCCTCTTGGATCCGGACATCGACGACGACCCAGACGAAATGGGTTTCGAGGCGGACCGGCCAGCACGACGCTTCTGATAGATTTTGCAGAGGGCGGGCATCGCCTCGCCGGGGCGGGGGTCTTCCTGGCTGAACTCGAGCATCAGCCAGCCGTTCTTGGGCTCGTAGGTGAAGGGCTGGCGGTacccgacggcggcgccgcccgcgtCGAGCACGTCGCACCGCGCCTTCTCCGAATGCCAGGTGCCGACCCCGCCCGCGACGGCGCGGCACCTGCGGGTGCCCCGGCTGCTCTGGGCCCGCACGGAGGTGAAGAAGTACCACTCCCTGCCCTCCCCGTCGCTGCTCGCCGAGGCGGGGAGGAGGCCGGTGACGAGCGCGGCGGGCTCGGCCGCGTACACGTCCGCGTCGTGGATgtaccgggcggcggcggcggggagcggggACCCGGAGATCTTGCGCTGGAGGTAGATCGTGACGAGGTCGGCGTCGCAGGGCGCGAAGATGAGGCCGCGGGGCGAGTCGGGCGTGCGCGGGGACGCCATGAGAGGAGGAGGGACGGAGCTTGCCAGCTAGGGTTTGAAGGCGAGTGCGCGGGGAGGGGCCGAAAGAAGAGGGGGATCTGCGCGCGTGTGGCTGCGGTCGAAGGCTTTCCTTTTGAAATTTGGTTCTGGGACGGTAAAACGCGTGTGGAAGTGAAAACGGGGAGAGCGGTGACGTAGGTGTGCTCGGTTTGTGTTGTTATATTTTTGGGAAACCTTATCGTTCCCTGAGAGAGGTGGCATTTCAAACATTTTTACTCGCAGTTTTAGTTATGATGGAGGTGGCAGTCGAGCCTTCATCCTAGAAAATGTCATGCTATTCTAAAAAACTGTCAGCCCACACACAACTAAAAATACGATCAAAACGTTCGCAAATGTCCAGGGCCGGCCCTGTGTTTTGGGAGGCCCTAGGCGAACTTGACGACATGGCCCCTTAAGTCCtaagcctatatatatatatatatatatatatatatatatatatatatatatatatatatatatatatatatgggtgcgCATGATTATATATATAGTAATCTTTCAACCACATAGACTGTTATAATTATACGACAATGCCATATTACGACAACAATACtaaaaagatagcaaaataaaacTAACATGACATTATTACCTTAAAAAAGAAACAAATTCGACTGATTCCGTCGATAACAATAATACTTCGATGCTTCAGAAAAAGTTTCTTAGGACGTTTCTTGATGCAAAGTCATTAAAAGCACTATCAAGATCAACATCCGATGAGTTATCATCACAAAAAGCTTCTTAGGCAACATGGCACGCTAGTGCCCTAAAATTATGAAGTAAAGAGTATACAAAAAATTGAAAATTTATAGATCGGATGATCGGAACCCTAGATATGGACATAGAATGATAAAAAAAAATAAGATAGTTGAATATATACTAGGAAAGATTGAATTAGACAATTATACACAAAACTTTGAATAGATCATGGATAAAAAGTTGAATAATTAACGGCCGGCCCTGCAAATGTCAACCCTTCCGACAAACATTCGTCCGCTGAGTGGGTCATTGTTTTTGTTGATTATTACAAAGAACACACCCGGTCACCCGCATGTCTCTTGATCATATGACATAACTTTTTTTCTCCGAGGATGCCGTGGTGCTGGAACCTTGCCGTTAGTCTTTTCTTTAACACAACACATAAGCACAAACTTATACGTACGCACATACATTCATTTTTATATACGTATATACGAACATCTTATCGTTATGAAATATAAGAGACTCAGCCGACACATTATCTTAAGATTGACGAAGTAGCCATAAGTGCCTCCGCAGTCAATGAaaaatgttgatacgtctccaatgtatctataatttttaaacCAATCATGCTATGTTTACATCATTTATTAACGAAGGTCAAAATAATCCGACCATTTAATAtgtttgtaacgcccacgatgcggctatatctcccacgtgtcgaggcacgacttagaggcataaccgcatagtggttttgtcgcaagaagggtcatcttcgcacaatcccatgtagtgaacaaaaatgggataaagagttggcttacaatcgccacttcacacaatacataaatatcatcatacatcatccaaaatacaatcatatagaccgactacggtcaaaatccagatgcaaataagacaaccccaaatgctagatccccgatcgtcccaactgggctccactactgatcatcaggaaaagacacatagtaacgaccacgtttctcgtcgaactcccacttgagatcgacgccatcatctgcactggcatcgtcggcacctgcaactgttttggaagtatctgtgagtcacggggactcagcaatctcacacccgcgagatcaagactatttaagcttataggacaaggaggtgcaaggaggtggagctgcagcggcaaaagcatatatggtggctaacttgcgcaaatgagagcgagaagagaagcaatggaacgaacgtcatctagcaatgacccagaagaggtcctgaacacctacttacgtcatacataacacagaccgtgttcacttcccggactctgccgagaagagaccatcacggttactcacgcagttgatgtattttaattgggtcaagtgacaagttatcttcaaccggacattaacaaattcccatctgcctcataaccgcgggcacggctttcgaaagataataccctgcaggggtgtcccaacttaccccatcataagctctcacggtcaacgaaggataaaccttctcccggaaaaacccgatcagtctcggaatcccggtttacaagacatctcgacaatggtaaaacaagaccagcaaagccgcccgaatgtgccgacaaatcccgatagaagctgcacatatctcgttctcagggcacaccggattgtccaagcttccgataggccagaccagagttgcccctggtggccaccggcgactgacagtttggaccaatactcaaaggagcactggcccgggggtttaaaataaagatgaccctcgggctctagaaaacccgggggaaaaaggtataggtcgcaaatggtaaaaccaaggttgggccttgctggaggagttttattcaaggcaaactgtcaagggggtcccataaatcacccgaccgcgtaaggaacacaaactcaaggaacataatcccggtaaaacagtaactagggcggcaagagtggaacaaaacaccaggcataaggccgagccttccaccctttaccaaaatatatagatgcattaattaaataagagatattgtgatatcccaacatatccatgttccgacatggaacaaacttcaactttacctgcaactagcaacgctataagaggggctgagcaaacgcggtaacttagccaaacaacggtttgctaggaaaggatggttagaggctgacatggctaaaatgggagacatgatatagcaaatgataggtagcggagcatggcaatagagcgaacaac
This DNA window, taken from Triticum aestivum cultivar Chinese Spring chromosome 1D, IWGSC CS RefSeq v2.1, whole genome shotgun sequence, encodes the following:
- the LOC123165810 gene encoding uncharacterized protein — translated: MASPRTPDSPRGLIFAPCDADLVTIYLQRKISGSPLPAAAARYIHDADVYAAEPAALVTGLLPASASSDGEGREWYFFTSVRAQSSRGTRRCRAVAGGVGTWHSEKARCDVLDAGGAAVGYRQPFTYEPKNGWLMLEFSQEDPRPGEAMPALCKIYQKRRAGRSASKPISSGSSSMSGSKRKAAAAGERSGVRRCLQFRPSPAAPNPPTVVATSEIQEAFLLPVERPQAEQEEQEPPVRRAPTATPLIPSFSLTFDSTAFLRPAQDSPTPANSDLSDTSTALLGNYEFVSPASSELTCYNATTPSSDNTGAWAFQPSALTSSNGTTSLLPGQDWATPESSQVSEASTLESYSCFSPDHATSRPTTLPISNGTGYCWSLPQYSELSAIFGA